The following are encoded together in the Buteo buteo chromosome 2, bButBut1.hap1.1, whole genome shotgun sequence genome:
- the LOC142037674 gene encoding uncharacterized protein LOC142037674: MEKSSLERVLGVLLEKSQHGIGAVRQMAVRGLGNAVRGAPKEVQKHKAAILEVLQRGLENTTCPVVAAESMLALAEAVRKLKAEGLGSAFKDIARSTKMFFEAEPDVLRFSAFSLYAALAAAASASGRRSFFTREVGETWVSLLLHLRDPVPEVSNVCRTTLYLCAPFLVPAQVQETVVTSIGLSAAQLQDEVGHCLVSELCPGGETSQPQGCSPEPRREREATRQGWAGWEPGRMGAGQLVLRHGLPSWLPARSFSFPSWPSQLDRPWVSGATFLASEEIVPLCFPQGQRCPCYVGEAPRHRQEPPPGERPSAALCRQRSPRRHPGKNKRLWRLLAAAAGMRLLSSAFHHRLRPGADSIFCDCGPRRARGSGGNKFAFTVTPMES, encoded by the exons ATGGAGAAGTCGTCCCTGGAAAGGGTCCTAGGTGTCTTGCTGGAGAAATCCCAGCACGGAATCGGCGCCGTGCGGCAGATGGCAGTGAGAGGCCTGGGCAACGCCGTCAGGGGAGCACCCAAGGAG GTGCAGAAGCACAAGGCGGCCATCCTGGAGGTGCTGCAGAGGGGCCTGGAGAACACCACGTGTCCTGTGGTGGCTGCCGAGAGCATGCTGGCGCTGGCGGAGGCGGTGAggaagctgaaggcagagggCTTGGGGTCTGCCTTCAAAGATATTGCCAGGTCCACCAAGATGTTCTTTGAGGCG GAGCCAGATGTCCTTCGCTTCTCAGCCTTCAGCCTCTACGCTGCcctggccgccgccgcctccgcctccgGGAGAAGATCCTTCTTCACCAGAGAAGTGGGGGAAACCTGGGTCAGCCTTCTCTTGCACCTCCGGGATCCCGTCCCTGAAGTTTCCAAT GTGTGCAGGACCACCCTCTACCTCTGCGCTCCGTTCCTGGTGCCGGCGCAGGTGCAGGAGACCGTCGTCACCTCCATCGGGCTGAGcgcagcccagctgcaggacgAGGTTGGCCATTGCCTGGTGAGTGAGCTGTGTCCCGGGGGGGAGACGTCGCAGCCGCAGGGCTGTTCCCCCGAACCGAGAAGGGAGCGTGAGGCGACACGCCAAGGGTGGGCAGGATGGGAGCCGGGCAGGATGGGAGCCGGGCAGCTGGTGCTGAGACACGGCCTGCCCTCCTGGCTACCTGCTcgctctttctccttcccctcgtGGCCGAGCCAGCTCGACCGGCCGTGGGTCAGCGGAGCGACCTTTTTGGCCAGCGAAGAAATCGTGCCGCTTTGCTTCCCCCAAGGTCAGAGATGCCCCTGCTATGTTGGAGAGGCTCCACGGCATCGCCAGGAGCCGCCGCCTGGAGAACGGCCGAGCGCTGCACTCTGCCGCCAGCGCAGTCCTAG GAGACATCCTGGAAAAAACAAGAGGCTTTGGCGGctcttggcagcagcagcaggaatgaGGCTCCTCTCCTCAG CTTTCCATCATCGCCTGCGGCCGGGGGCAGACAGCATCTTCTGCGACTGCGGACCACGACGGGCACGGGGTTCTGGTGGCAATAAATTTGCTTTCACGGTCACACCGATGGAGAGTTGA